In a genomic window of Rhinolophus ferrumequinum isolate MPI-CBG mRhiFer1 chromosome 2, mRhiFer1_v1.p, whole genome shotgun sequence:
- the PIGX gene encoding phosphatidylinositol-glycan biosynthesis class X protein, translated as MHRGSTYLDFEAGRSLALQEEELRGAYAGSSGRISFGRAPLGRAFFGILAARALAVQVVAWLLLWEAAGLTWAPATALTAPASDAGIRATCSEIILKQEVLKDGFHRDLVIKVKLGESIEDLQTCLLLIKHYIPSGLFVDPYELASLQERNIAEAVMVSENYNIEAPSYLSKESEVLVYAREDSQCINCFQAVLPVHYRYHRPHSKDGETSIVLNNPDLLMYCDQEFPILKCWAQSEVAAPCALKNKDICKWSNMKYKSVYRNVTLQVPVGLTIHTPLVCSVTLLITILCATLILVAVFKYGHFSL; from the exons ATGCACAGAGGCAGCACTTACCTCGACTTTGAGGCTGGGAGGAGCCTGGCGCTGCAGGAAGAG GAGCTGCGTGGAGCGTATGCAGGCTCCTCGGGCCGCATTTCGTTCGGGCGCGCTCCTCTCGGGCGCGCGTTCTTCGGCATCCTGGCTGCCCGGGCTCTGGCCGTCCAAGTGGTGGCCTGGCTGCTCCTCTGGGAGGCCGCCGGGCTCACCTGGGCGCCCGCCACGGCCCTCACTGCCCCCGCCAGCGACGCTG GCATAAGGGCCACttgttctgaaattattttgaagcaagaAGTTTTAAAAGATGGTTTTCACAG AGACCTTGTAATAAAAGTGAAACTTGGAGAAAGCATTGAGGACTTACAGACCTGCCTACTCTTAATTAAACATTACATCCCATCAGGACTTTTTGTGGATCCATATGAGTTGGCTTCATTACAAGAGAGAAACATAGCAGAG GCAGTGATGGTTTCGGAAAATTATAATATAGAAGCTCCCAGCTATTTGTCCAAGGAATCTGAAGTTCTCGTTTATGCCAGAGAAGATTCACAGTGCATCAATTGTTTCCAAGCTGTTTTGCCTGTGCACTACCGCTATCATCGGCCACATAGTAAAGATGGAGAAACTTCTATTGTGCTCAATAACCCTGATTTATTGATGTATTGTGACCAAG AGTTTCCAATTTTGAAATGCTGGGCCCAGTCAGAAGTGGCAGCTCCTTGTGCTTTGAAGAATAAGGATATTTGCAAATGGAgcaatatgaaatataaatca GTATATAGGAATGTGACTCTGCAGGTTCCAGTGGGACTGACTATACATACCCCTTTAGTATGTTCTGTGACTCTGCTCATTACCATCCTGTGTGCTACTTTGATCCTTGTGGCTGTTTTCAAATATGGTCATTTCTCCCTATAA